The genomic segment GCCGGACTGAAAGACCTGCCATTTGGATATGTATTCCCCGAAACCGGACTTGCTTCATTCTCCACCAACCTTGAACGTGTGGGCCGCAGTGCCATGTTCAGTTTCCGTAGCAGTCCTTACGGCAGCACCTCCCATGCGCTGGCAAACCAGAATGCGTTCAATACATTTTGGTCGGGACAACCGCTATTTTACAGTAGCGGACACCACATCAGCTTCATCGACAAGCACAGCATGTATTGTCATCGCGCCACCCGCGCCCATAATACCATTCTTGTAAACGGCATCGGACAACGCATCGGCACCGAAGGTTACGGCTGGATTCCACGCTACTATGTGGGCGAAAAGATAGGCTACGTACTGGGTGATGCATCCAATGCCTACGGAAAGGTTATTTCTAAAAGCTGGCTGGCAAGAGCCAAAAAGGAAGAAGTATCGTTCAGCCCCGAAGCCGGTTGGGACGACGTGAAGCTAAAAACCTTCCGCCGTCACATCGTAGAACTGGGAAAAACCGGATTCACATTCATCTATGACGAACTGGAAGCCGAAGAACCTGTCACTTGGAGCTATCTGCTACATACGGTCACCAATCCGATGAATGTCAATATGGTAAACGAGTTTGTGCACGTTCAGGCTACCAGTAAGAACGGCATTTCCGACGCCTACCTACTGGGCAGTGATGAATTGAAGACAGACACTACCAGCCATTTTTTCACTCCTGCCACCAATTGGCTGCGCGCCGACGACAAAGGAAACTTCAAGAAGTATCCGAACCATTGGCATTTCACCGCCACTTCAGGCAAGCACAAAGTGTATCGTTTTGTCACTATTATTCATACCCATATCAACAAAACCACTCCCGACAAACCGTTCTCCATACCGCAACGTCTGAAAGACGGCAGCATCAAGATGGGAAGCTGGATCATCAAGGCCAACGTATCTTCCGAGGGCAAACCTTCGTTCGATGTACGTTTCCCAAGACCCCAGTACGATGCGGCAGTGACCTACGACGGTGACGTGACCGTAGTACGCGAAGACGGTTACGAAACAACTTTAAGAGACAAATTACCCGAACTGGAAATCTAATAATACCGAAAAACATATGAAATCGAATAGATTCATGCAACGGGGCTTTACCCTGACACTCTGCCTGATGGTATCGTTATTGGTGGGAGCGCAAACTCCCAAGAAGCCGCGTATGCAGACTTCCGCTTCCCCAAAAGAAACGATATATAAATCTTGGGAAGATATGCAAGCCGAACTGAAAACAAAGAGTACACCTGCCAAAGCTCCTGCACAGACCGGCAAAAGCAATGCTGCCAAGAATAAAACGGTTAACAAAGCGCCCAAGGAGAAAAAAACGGCAACTCCCACAAAGTCCTACATCGCCCTGAAGACTAACGTGCCTTTTCTGGCAGTAGGCATACAAAATCTGGCAATAGAAATAAAACTACACAAACATATCTCCATTGACTTCCCTGTGATGTGGAGCATCGGAGATATCGAGCGTGAGCATGGACTGCATACCATCGCTTTCCAACCCGAAGGGCGCTGGTGGTTGAAGTCTGCAGGCGAAGGACACTTCTTCGGTCTGCACGCCCATGCCGCCTGGTTCAACCTGAAATGGGAAGATACGCGTTATCAAAGCGAGCAATATCCTTTGTTGGGCGCCGGCATCAGTTATGGTTATAAGTTGCCTTTTTCCGAACACTGGGGAGCCG from the Bacteroides eggerthii genome contains:
- a CDS encoding DUF3575 domain-containing protein; the protein is MKSNRFMQRGFTLTLCLMVSLLVGAQTPKKPRMQTSASPKETIYKSWEDMQAELKTKSTPAKAPAQTGKSNAAKNKTVNKAPKEKKTATPTKSYIALKTNVPFLAVGIQNLAIEIKLHKHISIDFPVMWSIGDIEREHGLHTIAFQPEGRWWLKSAGEGHFFGLHAHAAWFNLKWEDTRYQSEQYPLLGAGISYGYKLPFSEHWGAEFTLGAGYANMKYNTYYNIENGAKLDTRKRNYWGITRVGASLVYRF